From one Cupriavidus oxalaticus genomic stretch:
- a CDS encoding SDR family oxidoreductase, translating into MNSAPELLGLRALVTGGTKGVGKAVVARLCEAGANVLTTARSRPDELAEERFIGADITTAEGCNAIVDAVHERFGGVDIVVHVVGGSSAPAGGFSVLDDDEWNKALSLNLLPAVRIDRALLPSMVEQRSGVIIHVTSIQRQLPLPQATIAYAAAKAALSNYSNALSKEVSPKGVRVVRVSPGWVETDAAAGLVAEIARQGGIDTEGARKIIMDSLGGIPLGRPCSPREVAELIGFLVTGRASAITGTEYVIDGGTVPTA; encoded by the coding sequence ATGAACTCCGCACCCGAACTTCTGGGGCTTCGGGCGCTCGTTACGGGCGGAACCAAAGGCGTCGGCAAGGCCGTTGTCGCACGCCTTTGCGAGGCAGGTGCGAACGTTCTGACGACTGCGCGTTCCCGTCCCGATGAACTTGCCGAAGAACGGTTCATCGGGGCGGACATCACAACGGCCGAGGGCTGTAACGCCATCGTCGACGCAGTGCACGAGCGGTTCGGTGGCGTCGATATAGTCGTGCACGTCGTGGGCGGATCATCTGCACCGGCCGGTGGCTTCAGCGTGCTAGATGACGATGAATGGAACAAGGCATTGAGCCTGAACCTATTGCCGGCAGTGCGCATCGATCGCGCGCTGTTGCCCTCGATGGTCGAGCAGCGTTCGGGCGTCATTATCCACGTCACGTCGATCCAGCGGCAATTACCGTTGCCGCAGGCGACGATTGCCTATGCCGCCGCCAAGGCTGCCCTGTCAAACTACAGCAATGCCTTGTCCAAGGAGGTCAGTCCGAAGGGCGTTCGCGTCGTGCGTGTCTCCCCGGGCTGGGTCGAGACGGATGCCGCCGCAGGTCTCGTTGCCGAGATCGCCCGACAAGGCGGCATCGACACGGAAGGCGCCCGCAAGATCATCATGGATTCGCTCGGCGGCATTCCTCTTGGCCGGCCGTGCTCACCCCGGGAAGTGGCAGAACTCATTGGTTTCCTCGTCACTGGCCGCGCCAGTGCCATCACCGGCACTGAGTACGTCATCGACGGAGGAACTGTTCCGACTGCGTGA